One window of the Equus caballus isolate H_3958 breed thoroughbred chromosome 2, TB-T2T, whole genome shotgun sequence genome contains the following:
- the CYP2U1 gene encoding cytochrome P450 2U1, whose product MGPAEVLLLGLAALLAWAWLRRRRRARGLPPGPTPWPVLGNFGFALLPPRLRRGSWLHRRAAGADAAVGPPRLLAGLAREYGSVFSFSLGPHLVVVLNDFRSVRQALVQQAAVFSDRPRMPLVSLVTKEKGIVFAHYGPVWRQQRKFSHSTLRHFGLGKLSLEPKIIEEFKYVKEEMQKHGAVPFSPFPIVSKAVSNIICSLCFGQRFDYNDTEFKKMLDLMSRALEICLNTQLLLVNICSWLYYLPFGPFKELRQIEKDITTFLKKIIKDHRESLDVENPRDFIDMYLLHMEEERKSNSDSSFNEDYLFYIIGDLFFAGTDTTTNSLLWCLLYMSLNPEVQEKVHEEIERVVGPDRAPSLTDKAQMPYTEATIMEVQRLTVVVPLSIPHMTSETTVLQGYTIPKGTVVLPNLWSVHRDPAIWEEPDEFHPNRFLDDQGQLVKKEAFIPFGIGKRVCMGEQLAKMELFLMFASLIQSFKFALPKDSETPLLTGRYGLTLAPHPFNVIISKR is encoded by the exons ATGGGCCCCGCGGAGGTGCTGCTGCTCGGCCTGGCCGCGCTGCTCGCCTGGGCctggctgcggcggcggcggcgcgcgcggggcctGCCGCCGGGGCCCACGCCCTGGCCCGTGCTGGGCAACTTCGGCTTCGCGCTGCTGCCGCCGCGCCTGCGCCGGGGGAGCTGGCTGCACCGCCGCGCGGCCGGGGCGGACGCCGCCGTGGGCCCGCCGCGCCTGCTGGCCGGCCTGGCCCGCGAGTACGGCAGCGTGTTCAGCTTCTCGCTCGGCCCGCACCTGGTGGTGGTCCTCAACGACTTCCGCAGCGTGCGCCAGGCGCTCGTGCAGCAGGCCGCGGTCTTCAGCGACCGCCCGCGCATGCCGCTCGTGTCCCTCGTCACCAAGGAGAAGG GGATTGTATTCGCACATTATGGTCCAGTCTGGAGACAGCAGAGGAAGTTCTCTCATTCAACTCTTCGTCATTTTGGCTTGGGAAAGCTTAGCTTGGAGCCCAAGATTATTGAGGAGTTCAAATATGTGAAAGAGGAAATGCAGAAGCATGGAGCAGTCCCCTTCAGCCCTTTCCCCATCGTCAGCAAGGCCGTCTCTAACATCATCTGCTCCTTATGCTTCGGCCAGCGCTTTGATTACAACGATACGGAGTTTAAGAAAATGCTGGATCTTATGTCACGAGCGTTGGAAATCTGTTTGAACACCCAGCTCCTCCTGGTCAACATATGCTCCTGGCTTTATTACCTCCCCTTTGGACCGTTTAAGGAATTAAGACAAATTGAAAAGGATATAAccactttccttaaaaaaatcatcaaagaCCATCGAGAGTCTCTGGATGTAGAGAACCCTCGAGACTTCATAGACATGTACCTTCTCCacatggaggaggagaggaaaagtaaCAGCGATAGTAGTTTTAATGAAGATTACTTATTTTACATCATTGGGGATCTCTTCTTTGCTGGGACTGATACCACAACTAactctctgctttggtgcctTCTGTATATGTCACTGAACCCCGAGGTGCAAG AAAAGGTTCACGAAGAAATTGAAAGGGTCGTTGGTCCTGACCGAGCCCCTTCCCTCACGGACAAGGCCCAGATGCCCTACACAGAAGCCACTATCATGGAGGTGCAGAGGCTGACTGTGGTGGTGCCGCTCTCCATTCCTCATATGACCTCGGAGACAACAG tgCTCCAGGGGTACACCATTCCTAAAGGCACAGTGGTTCTACCCAACCTGTGGTCAGTCCACAGAGACCCAGCCATTTGGGAGGAACCTGATGAGTTCCATCCTAATCGATTTCTGGATGATCAAGGACAACTTGTTAAAAAAGAAGCTTTTATTCCTTTTGGGATAG GGAAGCGGGTGTGTATGGGAGAGCAACTGGCCAAGATGGAATTATTCCTCATGTTTGCGAGCCTAATCCAGAGTTTCAAGTTTGCTTTACCTAAGGATTCTGAGACGCCCCTCCTGACTGGAAGATACGGTCTCACTTTAGCCCCACATCCATTTAATGTAATCATttcaaagagataa